Within Cercospora beticola chromosome 6, complete sequence, the genomic segment GACTATCCCGAAGACATCAAGGCACAACCTTTTCAGCTGACcgcgaagaagccgagcttCTCGTACGCCGCCCCCGAAATGTTCAAGGAGATCTTGCCCAGGCTTCCCCACGGCAACGATGGCTTGATCTTCACGTGCAAGGACACTCCGTATGTCACTGGTACCGATCAACACATCTTGAAGTGGAAGCCGCCTCACGAGAACACGATCGACTTCAAGCTCCAAATCGGCGCCTTCCCAatggaggaagacgacgaagggCAGTACGAGGACTTTGATCAGATTCCCGAAATCGAGCTCTTGGTCTTTCACGGCGGGAACAACAACTACCAGACCTTCGCTCCGCTACATGTCACCGAGAAAGAGTGGGAGGCCATGAAAGCCAAAGGCGAGCAATTTGACCACCGCATCATCGAATGCTGGCGAGAGAAAGAGACGGGTCACTGGCGACCGAAGATTGACGAGGATGGGACACCACGTTTCCGAGATGACAAAGAGCATGCCAATCACATATCCGTGGTCGAGAGCGTGTTGCAGAGTATAGAAGATGCTGTAACGGAGCAAGACCTCATCGATAGCTACACCGCCGTGCGAACCGCTTGGAAGCAAAGAGAGGAGGCGGCCAGAGCTCGCGcccaccagcagcaacagcagcagcaagcgcagGCATCCGCTAGACATAAGCCCGAGCCAGCtgccagagaagaagaggatgatggtCCGACATACGTTGATTGAGGAATGGCTGGCATAAAGAGTACCGACACAAGCTCCAACATCGATGCTGCGCGGAGTTTTTTCCGGGCCTCGGCCGACGGAAATCGTCGAAAAGGATCTATCACTATGGCGATACCCAAAGTCCACCCGTCTGCCCAGAGTAAAACCAAACGAGAGGAGAGGTTCGGATATCACTCAATCATTGCGTTGCAACATGCGTCTTGTGCAGGAACGAAGTGGTCGGCCCGCCTGGAAGAGGCACGAGCGTACCTCGCAAACGCTGTGGCGAGCAGTATCCCATTAGCACAAGGCAAGCAAAGCTCCGGCCTAGGATTCAGCGATTGCATTGCATAGGCCTGGCTGAGCCGAGATGGAGACTTTTCGCGTTGTGTTAGCAGGTCAATTTGGCATAGGACCATACGACCTGGCTTAGCTCCGAGCAGAATTTTGGAATACAGGACAAAATATTACGATGGCATGATACGAGTCGCTCATGAGCGCGAACTGAGCCAATGAGTCTAGATAGTGGGCATCAAAGAGCAGTGAACAGCTCATTCGAGGATCAAGCCGCAACACGCGGACGCGCCAGTTCTCTGTCTCACTTGCACAATTACGATTTCGTTCGAGGACATTGGACGGTCCACCAGCATGTACAAGTACAAGTGTGCAATCCTGACGTAAACGGTGCCTGAGGAAAGAACGGACAGCAATTTCGATAGGAGGTACTGGTGGTCAAATTTCTGGTCCAGATGACCTACGGCTGATGTCCGAAGATAGAGGCGCATTGTGATCAAGCATCTTCTCTTGGTGACACGCGTACGCAGCACAAAGACCGATTGGGCACAACACACGATCTGGGCAATAGCATATCTTGTGCTCACAGATCGCGTGAATGCGTTCGCCCATACGTGGTCCATACATCGTAGACCAGGAACGAGCTGGTCGCTCAACGGACATTCAGCCCAATGCTTCCATTCCCGAGCAATCGCACGCGGAATCAAGATTCCTGTCACCATGTAGCAGAGCACTTTGGGCTGTGTCAGGAAACCAAATTCATAGTATATTCCAATGGTATAGCTTGCGATCGCTATTCTTCACTCTTTCGATATCTTCTGGCCACATATGGCCATCGAGGTAGCATTCTCCAAGCATAACGAATCCCAGTTGCcgttcttcatcatcttcgctccACAGCTGTCCAAGCACGACTGGCGTCCGGCATCCGGGGATCATAACAATGACATCTCTTGGCTCGCAGACCTTGGGCACGAGTGCATAGTGGCCTCGCCATGTCCTGGCGAATTTCCGATCCTTGCAGGCTCGGGCCATGGCAATAAGAAAGCGACTGATTCTCATGCCAGCATCTTGCGAATTTGCATCTACTTCGCCAAGGCTACTTAGGCTAATGTCTTGTGGATTGAAGGCTTGAGTTTGGCTTTGGAAAAGGTATGCTAGGAGTGTGTCGTAATCTGCATAGGAAGCTTCCGAGCAGCGTTCGAGTGCAAAATTGACGTCTGCGAGTAGTGTGCGGCGAAGTGCGGTGTTTGAGGAGTTTGTTATATCGACGAATTTGTGGATGCTTGACAAGGCTTGCTGTGTATTTGTCGCTCCTAGACCTGATTCGAAGAGAATATCTGAAGTGAAGCCGACGACACCGACTTCGTATCCTTTGAGCCGAAGGACATTGGCGTCACATGAAATGACAGCCTCGGAGGTGGTATTCATGGAATAAGCAGGTAATGCAGCGGGATCTCGCGATTGATCGGTCCGGTGTATACGTGGTACCCAGGAAGGCCAGTCTGGGTCGGTCACGTCCTCTCGCCTACGGTGTGAGATGCAGGgcacgacgaagaagccaaGCAGAGCCTCGACGCTGATGAAGTACCTTGTCGCGTCTCGCATCACTTCTGCTAGGCTCTTAGTGTAGTCAGGGCGGATCAATTCTGGCAACGGGCGTTTCTTCGCCGCCAGGCCGAGCAGACCAAATACCCTGTCTCGTTCATCAGAAGTCGATGATCCGCGAATATTGAGGACCAGAATACCGAGCGGCTCGCCTGAGGACATGATATTGCGTCTATCGTCCAGTGTTGCTATCACAGAGTCTCGAACACACTTGCTTGACCACATTGACTGTGTAGCCAACAAACCCAAGTTGTTTCTCAGTGCCGAAGGCAGGTGCGTTCGATGATACATAAGCCAGGCACATCCAGTGAGTACGGTGTCGATACTGATCTTGGAGTCGCCTAATAAGCATTCACTTTGGGCCGGCAATACGGCTTCTTGGATTACCCATACTCGTCTGTGTACGTAAGCCACCGTCAGCAGATAGTGAAAAGGTCACTGACCTCAACCAAGGCAAAGCGAGAAACTTTGTCAAAGCATCGACATCAAGATTGACATGCAGTCGGGAAGTATCCGGCGCAATGGCAAAGCTCCCTCTAGGGCGAAATAACATTCCTTCTTCATATGGTGTCTTTGCAATCTCTTTCACCTCCCGCGCGAGGTCTTCAAGGTTAGCAATAGCTTGTGCAGAGCCTTGCTCTCCTTGTCCGAGATACACTATGCCGCCAGTCGTGAAGAAGTATACTTGGTCCATCAAAGTAACTTGTTGTGCACGTTCTTGGAGGTCGGCCTGATTAATGCACACCGCATCGATCCATACCGTGCGCACATTCTCCCGATCTGATACACGACGCAAGACCTGATCTGTCGATCTGGGCACCATGAAGATCTTGCCGTTCAAAATGATGGAACAGCATGGAGTTGGATCTCCCCACACGTAGGAGATAGTCTGGTACCGAGGCGTGGGCTCGTCCTGTAGTGCCACGACTCGCAGCGTGCACGCAACGGCATCTTCGGGTCTCTTCGAAAAGGGCAAGATATCTAGCAGCCTAACCTCTTGCCTCGTAGAGTCGAGTGGCCGATAGAGACCATGTTCCGACATCGGGCTGTCGGCCAGTGGCGCGGCTTCTTGGGTGTGAAGTTGTCAGTTGGCAAACCAGGTCCCTGCGAAGCGGTGCTTGATGAGGATGCATG encodes:
- a CDS encoding uncharacterized protein (BUSCO:EOG09262K8L), with the translated sequence MAISLDKVPNLVKLPREDAQFHRDTVADLLSRRDTKFPGAQPVSFARRHLKELERADYFLAEKTDGVRLLLFLTQTHGPDGRPQEAQFLIDRKNDYYYVETGYLHIPLPKPPKGYDLHSWHVNTLLDGELVQQRFPNGHKQLTYIIFDILVLRGQCITDRDFGNRVGKILDGVLSAYKLFAKDYPEDIKAQPFQLTAKKPSFSYAAPEMFKEILPRLPHGNDGLIFTCKDTPYVTGTDQHILKWKPPHENTIDFKLQIGAFPMEEDDEGQYEDFDQIPEIELLVFHGGNNNYQTFAPLHVTEKEWEAMKAKGEQFDHRIIECWREKETGHWRPKIDEDGTPRFRDDKEHANHISVVESVLQSIEDAVTEQDLIDSYTAVRTAWKQREEAARARAHQQQQQQQAQASARHKPEPAAREEEDDGPTYVD